The Methanococcus voltae nucleotide sequence TACAATATTTAGACGATATTAGCGAAGACCCTAACATGCCAACACATACAAGAACCCAAATATGGGGAATCGTAAGTGAATTGGAAACAATTAAAAATGATTAATTTAAATTATAATTTCAATTTTAAATTATCAAACTAAAAAAATAAGTGATTTTGTCCTAATTTAGTTTAAACAATGAATAATTATCTTTTTTTAGTATTTTAAATTTTTAAAAAATAGTAAGAATTAATACATTTAATAATGTATTTTTATCTTTATTCGTATTTTATTTTTTATCCAATCTCTTTTTAGCTTTTTCAAACAACTCTTCAGGAGTTACTTTTTCTTCACCCATGTATGTGTATACAGTTATTGCGTGTTTAAAGTATTCTTCTTCAGGAGGTAAATCGCCTAAAAACATTCCTTTACAATTTTCAAGGAACCATGGGTCGTAGGTCAATTTTAATTCAGCAGAATTTTTGTTCTTTTTTCCGCCTTTGTTTTTTCCGATGAGTTGAATAGAATAAGGTCTTAATCTACAAATTATAGGTCTTACCTTATAAATTGTACATTTTCTATCTTCACCTAAAAATACACATTTTGTCTTTGAGGTTTTTAAGACTCCATTTTTTCCATTCCAACTTTTTAAATACTTTGAAACTACTTCTTCAAATGTTATTTTTAAAAAACCTGCAATATTTGCAATATCCTTCTTAGTTACAGAGGGGCTGTCACAACATCCTCCACAAAATCTGCAGGACCAGGATATGCCTTCTGTTTTATAGTTTGAGTTAGAATTAGGGTTTGAATTAGTCATGTTTACACTTCCATTTATGATAACTATCAAAATTAATATGCCATTTTAATATTTATATTTTTTAATAACTATTATTTTTAATAGCCATTATATTCAATAACTATTATTTTCAGTTTGAGTTTTTAAATTAAAAAATAAAATTGTAGTTTTAAATTAAAATAGAAAATAATTCAAAAAAGAAGAGAATTAATTTTTTATTTTATTGTATTTTTAGTTATTTTATTATTTTATTATTTTATTATTTTATTATTTTATTATTTTATTATTTTATTATTATTTTATATTATTGAATGTCAAAAACTAAAGGTATTAATTCATCCAATGTTTTAACAGGGATTACTTCGATACCCTCAATGTTAATGACGTCTTTGTAATTTGAGTAAGGTACAATTACTCTTTTAAACTGGTATTCTTTTGCAGCATTTATTTTTTCGTTTACTCCACCAATAGCTAACATATCGCCGTTTAAATCTAAACTTCCTGTTATACAGAAGTCTTGCTTTATAGGGATATTCAATAATGATGAAATAATGCTTAAACATACGGCAGCTGTTGCAGAGTCACCATCTATTTTTGAGTAAGACTGGCTAAATTGGATGTAGATTTCTTTTTCAGATAAATCTGTTCCGCCGTCTTTTCCTTTCAATGGTAAGGTACCATCTGAAACTAATTTCTTGGACAAAGCTGATGCTAATGTTATGCTGTGCTTTGCAATATCTCCCGTTATATTAAGAAGACTTGTTTTAGGGTTTTTGGCATTTAATACCTTTGTTATAATTCTTGTAACATCCCCTAATCCTTCACCGCCGAGAACTGCTAAACCGTGAATTACACCAACTGTAGGTTCACCATTAGGGTGTATATTCTTATATTCTTTGAAGTTTTCGAGGTAATCCATTGCAACTTGCTTTTGCATACTGTATATACCCGTGTCAAGAACTCTTTTAACATCCGATAACTCGATAGGTTTTTTATCTTTTAATTTACCTTCTGCTGCATTCAAATCAGATATTCTTGCTTTTAATTCAATTCTTAATTCATCTACACTTTTATTAGATTTTTTAGTAGATTTAGATGCTTTGCCCGTTATTTTATTAACTACATTCTTAAGTTTTCCAGCTTCCTTATCGCCCTGGCTTAATTGTTCAATTATTAAATCAGATTCGCCTACATTATCATCTAAATCAAGAGCCCCATTTTTAGTAAACTCTTTTAAACTTTCACTTAATTCCTTACCTGTAGCAATATCATTTGCCATTTTTATGATATTTGATAACCTTCTAAGTCTTAATGTAAGCTTATTTTTGGAACCAGACAACAATTGCGCTAATTTAACCAATTCACAGCAAGCTTCATAAGTCATAGGGTTTAAATTATTATTTTTAATTTCCTGAACTATAAATTGTAATAATTTATCCCTATTTTCTGTAGTGTTATCCATTTTATTCTTTAAAACTACTTTATAATCAATTCTATCCATTAAAGGAGCTCTTAAGTTTGAAACGTCATCCATGTTACCTGACATTATTAAGGTAAAGTCACATGGGATAGGGTTTGTTTCTACAGATGCACCACTTGAATTAGGATTTCTACCACTTATCGCGAGTTTTTTATCCTGAATTGCTGTCAATATGTAATCCTGAACATCCAAAGGCATTGTTTTAATTTCATCTACGTAAAGTATACCTTTGTGTGCTTCGTGAATAGCACCTAAAATTACCCTTTTATGTGGCGGGGTTCCAATTGGAGGTTTACCCCCTAAAGGACAGTGTTTTATATCCCCGAGTAATTTTGTAGTGTTGTAAGCACTTGCTCTAACTAATGGTCTTTTTGGGCATTCGTATAAAACCATAGGTTTTAAATCTGCAGGGCTTATTGAATTAGGCATTGATGCTTTTGTAGCTCCGAATATTGCAAGGAATAATATAATAAATGCAATTAAGGTGCCTACAATGGTTGTAGTTGCCACTATACCCAACATTTGAGTTTCAGGAACTCCTTTTAATAAAAATTGAGTCACCAAAATAAAACCGAGCATAATTAATACGAGTGTTAACATGCTAGGTGGCTGTCTCATAACTTTTGGTTTTTCTTCAGGCATGATTCTTTCGATAACGTTGCCTTCTAAAAGTTCAACCATTGGTTTTTCAGTGTTCTTTAAATTTGGTTTTGAAATTATGGTGTATGGAGTAAAATGTCCGGAATTTTCCAATAACTCACCAAATGCTTTAACCATCATAGATTTACCGACACCGGGGTCTCCTAAAAGTAACGCATGTCTTTTATTTTTAACTGCGTTCAATACGATTTCTACCGCTTCATCCTGTCCGATAACTTGATTTATTAAATTAGGTGATGGTTCAGGTAAATCATCTGTAGTAGTAAATTTGGTTGAAAACATTAATTCACCTTTATATTAAATTATTTTATAATTGTTATAAGTCTTAGTATGGATTATAAATTTAGTACGTATATTATAAATTATCATTTAATCTATATTTATATCATAATAATCATAATTAGATACATTATAAATATTTTTGTATTATATTCTGTCATGTATTTACGTTTTAAATTACTTTAATTCCATTTTCAAATATGTTATGAAATAATCTATATTACTTTATTATACTATATTAACTTTTATGAATATTTATTGTTTATTTCAACGTTAAAAGCAAATTCATAATTTTAAGAATTCATCGATTTTTAAAGCAAATTGTTTTGAAAATTCTTGCAATATACATTCTGATTCTTTCGATAAGGTAGTACCAAATTCTAATGAATAAGGTTCAAATCCAACTATTGAAATATCTGTATCAATATTTGATTTTATATACTTAATGAGTACGGATAATGGCAATGCGTGGGTAGAAAAACCTACTGTCGCTAGTTGATTTTCGTCGATTAAGTCAATTGTTCCGAACTCTTTGTGCATTAATGCAGCGTCCACGATTACTATTTTAGAAGGTTTTTCAGTTTTAATCAAATCTGTGAAGTTTTCAGGCACCACCCCAGAATCTAAAAGTACTAAATTGTCTTTGATTTTAAAAACTTCGATATAATCGGTTTCATTTTCAGCTTCATTTTCAGTTACATATTCGTTGTTATTATTAATAATTTCATCTTGTAAGTGCAATTTTCTAACATAGTATCTTCTTAAAAATCTTACTAACTCTACACCAAAACCATCATCGCCTTTTAAATCATTTCCTACGCCCATAATCATTAATTTATCGTTTTTAGCATCTTCAAATACTTTTGATATCAAGGATTGATATCTATTATACGTATCGTCACTTGGTGTAGCACATACAATATTATTGCCCAAATTTTTGTTGTTATTTTCATTAACTTCGATATTATTTTCTAAATTAAAATCCATAATTACACCAAAAAATACCCTATTCGCGGTTAACTATTTAATTAAGTATTTAGTAATATATACTATTATATAATATATATTATGAATTGATACAAAAACAATATTTAAAAATTAAATTTTCAAATTATATTTAACATATGATATTTAATATTTAATATTTTAAAAATTAAAATGGGGTACTATGGTAAAAGACGATATAATTATCAGAAATGCAAGTATTGAAGATATAGAACAAATTATGAATTTAGAAATTAATAGTTTCGACACCGGGATTAGGGAAGTAAAAAAAACCTACGCAGATAGGTTAAAAATCTTTGAAGATGGCTGTTTAGTAATTGAAGGAGAAAATAAAAACATAATAGGTTTTGTAACTTCTGAATTATGGGATAGTGTTAAAGAAAACAAGGATTATTATAAAAAATTTGATTTGAATCACGACGTAAGTAAAGTTCATACGGACGAAGGAAAAGAGCTTTATATCTCTTCAATAGCAATTTCTAAGGATTACCAACATAAAGGTTATGGAAATTTAATATTTAACGAATTGATCGATAAAATGATTTTAGAATACGGTATTGAAGCCGTTAGTTTAATA carries:
- a CDS encoding YkgJ family cysteine cluster protein gives rise to the protein MTNSNPNSNSNYKTEGISWSCRFCGGCCDSPSVTKKDIANIAGFLKITFEEVVSKYLKSWNGKNGVLKTSKTKCVFLGEDRKCTIYKVRPIICRLRPYSIQLIGKNKGGKKNKNSAELKLTYDPWFLENCKGMFLGDLPPEEEYFKHAITVYTYMGEEKVTPEELFEKAKKRLDKK
- the lonB gene encoding ATP-dependent protease LonB, translated to MFSTKFTTTDDLPEPSPNLINQVIGQDEAVEIVLNAVKNKRHALLLGDPGVGKSMMVKAFGELLENSGHFTPYTIISKPNLKNTEKPMVELLEGNVIERIMPEEKPKVMRQPPSMLTLVLIMLGFILVTQFLLKGVPETQMLGIVATTTIVGTLIAFIILFLAIFGATKASMPNSISPADLKPMVLYECPKRPLVRASAYNTTKLLGDIKHCPLGGKPPIGTPPHKRVILGAIHEAHKGILYVDEIKTMPLDVQDYILTAIQDKKLAISGRNPNSSGASVETNPIPCDFTLIMSGNMDDVSNLRAPLMDRIDYKVVLKNKMDNTTENRDKLLQFIVQEIKNNNLNPMTYEACCELVKLAQLLSGSKNKLTLRLRRLSNIIKMANDIATGKELSESLKEFTKNGALDLDDNVGESDLIIEQLSQGDKEAGKLKNVVNKITGKASKSTKKSNKSVDELRIELKARISDLNAAEGKLKDKKPIELSDVKRVLDTGIYSMQKQVAMDYLENFKEYKNIHPNGEPTVGVIHGLAVLGGEGLGDVTRIITKVLNAKNPKTSLLNITGDIAKHSITLASALSKKLVSDGTLPLKGKDGGTDLSEKEIYIQFSQSYSKIDGDSATAAVCLSIISSLLNIPIKQDFCITGSLDLNGDMLAIGGVNEKINAAKEYQFKRVIVPYSNYKDVINIEGIEVIPVKTLDELIPLVFDIQ
- the hycI gene encoding hydrogenase maturation peptidase HycI; the protein is MDFNLENNIEVNENNNKNLGNNIVCATPSDDTYNRYQSLISKVFEDAKNDKLMIMGVGNDLKGDDGFGVELVRFLRRYYVRKLHLQDEIINNNNEYVTENEAENETDYIEVFKIKDNLVLLDSGVVPENFTDLIKTEKPSKIVIVDAALMHKEFGTIDLIDENQLATVGFSTHALPLSVLIKYIKSNIDTDISIVGFEPYSLEFGTTLSKESECILQEFSKQFALKIDEFLKL
- a CDS encoding GNAT family N-acetyltransferase; this encodes MVKDDIIIRNASIEDIEQIMNLEINSFDTGIREVKKTYADRLKIFEDGCLVIEGENKNIIGFVTSELWDSVKENKDYYKKFDLNHDVSKVHTDEGKELYISSIAISKDYQHKGYGNLIFNELIDKMILEYGIEAVSLIVSENWASARKLYARNGFNEIYRIEEFFNCDDGKFSGIIMKKEL